The following proteins come from a genomic window of Mycolicibacterium rufum:
- a CDS encoding glutamate synthase subunit beta: MADPRGFMKYTHRETPQRRPVDLRLRDWKEVYEEFPEDHLQVQAARCMDCGIPFCHNGCPLGNLIPEWNDLVRTDRWRDAIERLHATNNFPEFTGRLCPAPCEGSCVLGINQDPVTIKQVEVEIIDRAFDEGWVVPLPPDRLTGKKVAVVGSGPAGLAAAQQLTRAGHEVTVFERDDRIGGLLRYGIPEFKMEKRHIDRRLEQMRAEGTQFRTGVNVGVDITAAQLRSEFDAVVLAGGATARRDLPIPGRELQGIHQAMEYLPWANRVQLGDPVVDDDGQPPITAKGKKVIIIGGGDTGADCLGTAHRQGAEHVHQFEIMPRPPETRADSTPWPTYPLMYRVTSAHEEGGDRVYSVNTEEFYGEDGRVTGLRGYEVEMKAGKFEKVEGTDFDMDADLVLLAMGFTGPEREGLLTDLKVEINERGNVGRDSAFATSVPGVYVAGDMGRGQSLIVWAIAEGRAAASAVDKYLMGHTALPAPIKPTAVPQR; the protein is encoded by the coding sequence GTGGCTGATCCGCGCGGTTTCATGAAGTACACCCACCGCGAGACCCCGCAGCGTCGACCCGTCGACCTGCGCTTGCGGGACTGGAAAGAGGTCTACGAGGAGTTCCCGGAGGATCACCTCCAGGTCCAGGCGGCCCGCTGCATGGATTGCGGAATTCCGTTCTGCCACAACGGCTGCCCATTGGGCAATCTGATTCCCGAGTGGAACGACCTGGTCCGCACGGACCGCTGGCGCGACGCCATCGAACGCCTGCACGCCACCAACAACTTCCCGGAGTTCACCGGCCGGCTGTGCCCGGCGCCGTGCGAGGGGTCGTGTGTGCTGGGCATCAACCAGGACCCGGTGACGATCAAACAGGTCGAGGTCGAGATCATCGACCGGGCCTTCGACGAGGGCTGGGTCGTGCCGCTGCCCCCGGATCGGCTGACCGGCAAGAAGGTCGCCGTCGTCGGCTCCGGCCCCGCGGGATTGGCTGCGGCACAGCAACTCACGCGCGCCGGTCACGAGGTGACGGTGTTCGAGCGCGACGACCGCATCGGCGGGCTGCTGCGCTACGGCATCCCCGAGTTCAAGATGGAGAAGCGCCACATCGACCGGCGCCTGGAGCAGATGCGCGCCGAGGGCACGCAGTTCCGCACCGGCGTCAACGTCGGGGTGGACATCACCGCCGCGCAGCTGCGCTCGGAGTTCGACGCCGTCGTGCTGGCCGGGGGCGCCACCGCCCGCCGTGACCTGCCGATCCCGGGTCGCGAGCTGCAGGGCATTCACCAGGCCATGGAGTACCTGCCGTGGGCCAACCGCGTGCAGCTCGGCGATCCCGTGGTCGACGACGACGGGCAGCCGCCCATCACGGCCAAGGGCAAGAAGGTCATCATCATCGGCGGCGGCGACACGGGCGCCGACTGCCTGGGCACCGCGCACCGCCAGGGCGCCGAGCACGTGCACCAGTTCGAGATCATGCCGCGGCCGCCGGAGACCCGCGCGGACTCCACGCCGTGGCCGACCTATCCGCTGATGTACCGCGTCACCTCCGCGCACGAAGAGGGTGGCGACCGCGTCTACTCCGTCAACACCGAGGAGTTCTACGGCGAGGACGGCCGGGTGACCGGGCTGCGCGGCTACGAGGTCGAGATGAAGGCCGGCAAGTTCGAGAAGGTCGAGGGCACCGACTTCGACATGGACGCCGACCTGGTGCTGCTCGCGATGGGCTTCACCGGTCCGGAGCGGGAGGGTCTGCTGACCGATCTCAAGGTCGAGATCAACGAGCGCGGCAATGTCGGGCGCGACTCGGCGTTCGCCACCTCGGTGCCCGGCGTGTACGTCGCCGGCGACATGGGCCGGGGACAGTCGCTGATCGTCTGGGCGATCGCCGAGGGCCGCGCGGCGGCGTCGGCGGTGGACAAATATCTGATGGGGCACACGGCGCTGCCCGCTCCGATCAAGCCGACGGCCGTCCCCCAGCGGTAG
- a CDS encoding LLM class F420-dependent oxidoreductase, whose amino-acid sequence MRFAFKTSPQNTTWSDMLAVWKAADDIEVFESGWTFDHFYPIFSDPTGPCLEGWVTLTALAQATTRLRVGVLVTGIHYRHPAVLANMASALDIVSDGRLELGIGAGWNEEESGAYGIELGSIKERFDRFEEACQVLRGLLSQETTTFDGTYYQLKDARNEPKGPQQPHPPICIGGNGEKRTLRITAQYADHWNFVGGTPEEFARKRDVLAAHCADVGRDPKEILLSAHVRLGEDRNYRRVVEDSIALGAEGLDLAIIYLPPPYDPAVLEPLAETIRDSGLLSKDR is encoded by the coding sequence GTGAGATTCGCATTCAAGACGTCGCCGCAGAACACCACCTGGTCCGACATGCTGGCGGTCTGGAAGGCCGCCGACGACATCGAGGTCTTCGAGTCCGGCTGGACCTTCGACCACTTCTATCCGATCTTCTCCGACCCGACGGGCCCCTGCCTCGAGGGCTGGGTGACGCTCACCGCGCTGGCGCAGGCCACCACCCGGCTGCGCGTCGGCGTGCTCGTCACCGGCATCCACTACCGGCACCCCGCTGTCCTGGCCAACATGGCCTCCGCCCTGGACATCGTCTCCGACGGTCGGCTGGAGCTGGGCATCGGCGCCGGCTGGAACGAGGAGGAGTCGGGCGCCTACGGCATCGAGCTCGGCAGCATCAAGGAGCGCTTCGACCGCTTCGAGGAGGCCTGCCAGGTGCTGCGCGGCCTGCTGTCGCAGGAGACCACGACGTTCGACGGCACCTACTACCAACTCAAGGACGCGCGCAACGAACCGAAGGGGCCGCAGCAGCCCCATCCCCCGATCTGTATCGGCGGGAACGGTGAGAAGCGCACGCTGCGGATCACCGCCCAGTACGCCGACCACTGGAACTTCGTCGGCGGCACTCCCGAGGAGTTCGCCCGCAAGCGCGACGTGCTCGCTGCGCACTGCGCCGACGTCGGCCGCGACCCGAAGGAGATCCTGCTCTCGGCGCACGTCCGGCTCGGCGAGGACCGCAACTACCGCCGCGTCGTCGAGGATTCCATCGCCCTGGGGGCCGAGGGACTGGACCTGGCGATCATCTATCTGCCGCCGCCGTACGACCCCGCGGTGCTCGAGCCGCTCGCCGAGACCATTCGGGACTCGGGGTTGCTCAGCAAAGATCGCTGA
- a CDS encoding TIGR03086 family metal-binding protein: protein MIDMTSACAGTATLLDNLDDEQLSEPTPCAAMSVAALTSHLGGLASAFTAAAAKQFGQSTDSPPEISEDLDADWRTSYPERLRAMAAAWGDPSAWEGTSRAGGVDFPAEVGGLIALTEVVVHGWDLARATGQPYAVDEDVLKAVLPHVTTFAEGPPVEGLFDAAVPVSEDAPLLDRVVALTGRDPRWSR, encoded by the coding sequence ATGATCGACATGACCTCGGCGTGTGCGGGCACCGCCACCCTTCTGGACAACCTCGACGACGAGCAGCTGAGCGAGCCGACTCCCTGCGCGGCCATGAGCGTGGCGGCGTTGACCTCGCACCTCGGCGGGTTGGCGTCGGCATTCACGGCCGCCGCGGCCAAGCAGTTCGGGCAGTCCACCGATTCTCCGCCGGAGATCAGTGAGGATCTCGACGCCGACTGGCGCACGTCCTACCCGGAGCGGCTCCGGGCGATGGCGGCGGCGTGGGGTGATCCGTCGGCGTGGGAGGGGACGTCGCGAGCGGGAGGGGTGGACTTCCCCGCGGAGGTCGGCGGGTTGATCGCCCTGACCGAGGTGGTGGTCCACGGCTGGGACCTGGCACGGGCCACGGGGCAGCCGTATGCCGTCGACGAGGACGTGTTGAAGGCCGTGCTGCCGCACGTCACCACGTTTGCCGAGGGGCCGCCGGTCGAGGGACTGTTCGACGCGGCGGTGCCGGTCTCCGAGGATGCGCCGCTGCTGGATCGGGTGGTCGCCCTCACCGGCCGCGACCCGAGGTGGAGCCGGTAG
- a CDS encoding SulP family inorganic anion transporter, with product MTARLLPGGRDYAGLRRSWRRDVVAGVTVGVVALPLALAFGVSSGVGAAAGLVTAVIAGVVAAVFGGSSVQVSGPTGAMAVVLAPIVATHGLGSVALVTILAGLFVVVGGLTGLGRAVTFIPWPVIEGFTLGIATIIFLQQVPAAVSAVSPAGQRTLPAAWQVVAHADWSQAVTTLGLVAFVAALMLILPRVHRAIPGSLAGVIGATLLAMVIPMPVATIGTLPSHLPVPVLPSVDAGALRSLLGAALAIAALAAIESLLSARVAATMAASGPYDPNRELVGQGLASIASGVFGGMPATGAIARTAVNVRSGARTRLAAIVHSVVLLGVVYLATGPVSAIPLAALAGVLMVTSFRMVSAPTIRKILRSTRSDALTFVLTAVVTVCFDLVEAVEIGILVAAFFALRSVARRSSVVREELPGPRRPGDEEIALLRLDGAMFFGAAERISSAITDAEHPHTSVVIIRMSQLGMLDATGANTLAEICTELESRGITVIVKGVRAEHASLLANVGVFDSLRHEHHLVDTLDEAIEHARTHLSTGSTSGRGR from the coding sequence ATGACCGCCCGCCTGCTGCCGGGTGGTCGCGACTACGCAGGTCTGCGCCGGTCGTGGCGCCGCGACGTCGTGGCGGGTGTGACCGTGGGCGTGGTGGCACTCCCGCTGGCCCTGGCGTTCGGCGTCAGCTCCGGCGTGGGCGCCGCGGCCGGCTTGGTGACCGCGGTGATCGCGGGCGTGGTGGCAGCCGTGTTCGGCGGATCGTCGGTGCAGGTGTCAGGCCCCACCGGGGCGATGGCCGTGGTCCTCGCCCCGATCGTCGCGACGCACGGGCTGGGCAGTGTCGCGCTGGTGACGATCCTGGCCGGGCTGTTCGTGGTGGTCGGCGGCCTCACCGGATTGGGCCGGGCCGTGACGTTCATCCCGTGGCCGGTCATCGAGGGTTTCACGCTCGGTATCGCGACCATCATCTTCCTGCAGCAGGTGCCCGCGGCCGTCAGCGCCGTCAGCCCGGCCGGCCAACGGACCCTGCCCGCCGCCTGGCAGGTCGTCGCCCACGCCGACTGGTCACAGGCGGTGACAACGCTGGGCCTCGTCGCGTTCGTCGCGGCCCTCATGCTGATCCTGCCCCGGGTGCACCGGGCGATCCCCGGGTCGCTCGCCGGGGTGATCGGCGCGACCCTGCTGGCGATGGTCATCCCCATGCCGGTGGCGACGATCGGCACGTTGCCCTCTCACCTGCCGGTGCCGGTGCTGCCGAGCGTGGACGCGGGCGCCCTGCGAAGTCTGCTCGGCGCGGCGCTGGCGATCGCGGCGCTGGCCGCCATCGAGTCGCTGCTCTCGGCGCGGGTGGCCGCCACGATGGCGGCGTCGGGCCCCTACGATCCCAACCGCGAGCTCGTCGGACAGGGCCTGGCGTCCATCGCCTCCGGTGTCTTCGGTGGCATGCCGGCCACCGGCGCGATCGCGCGTACCGCTGTCAACGTCCGTTCCGGAGCCCGGACCCGGCTCGCGGCGATCGTGCACTCGGTGGTGTTGCTCGGCGTCGTCTACCTCGCCACCGGGCCGGTGTCCGCGATCCCCCTGGCCGCGCTCGCGGGCGTCCTGATGGTGACCTCGTTCCGGATGGTGTCCGCGCCGACGATCCGAAAGATCCTGCGCTCCACCCGCTCCGACGCACTGACCTTCGTGCTCACCGCGGTGGTGACCGTGTGCTTCGACCTGGTCGAGGCCGTCGAGATCGGAATCCTCGTCGCGGCGTTCTTCGCGTTGCGCAGCGTCGCGCGCCGCAGCAGCGTGGTCCGGGAGGAACTGCCGGGACCACGGCGACCGGGCGACGAGGAAATCGCGCTGCTTCGCCTCGACGGTGCCATGTTCTTCGGTGCGGCAGAACGGATCTCGTCCGCGATCACCGACGCCGAGCACCCGCACACCTCGGTGGTGATCATCCGTATGTCGCAGCTCGGCATGCTCGATGCCACCGGTGCGAACACCCTCGCCGAGATCTGCACCGAACTGGAGAGCCGCGGCATCACCGTCATCGTCAAAGGAGTCCGCGCCGAGCACGCCAGCCTCCTGGCCAACGTCGGCGTCTTCGACTCACTGCGACACGAGCATCACCTGGTCGACACCCTCGACGAGGCGATCGAGCACGCCCGCACGCATCTGTCTACCGGCTCCACCTCGGGTCGCGGCCGGTGA
- a CDS encoding ArsR/SmtB family transcription factor — MPDHFPPDPQRPLYEIKANLFKALAHPARIRVLEILSAAEGPTPVSEILAETGIEATLLSQHLAVLKRHRVVTARRVGNAVHYELAHPMISELLVIARTFLADALAEQRDQLDSLDDLPPLRRRR; from the coding sequence GTGCCCGATCATTTCCCGCCCGACCCGCAGCGGCCGCTCTACGAGATCAAGGCCAACCTGTTCAAGGCACTGGCGCATCCGGCCCGCATCCGCGTGTTGGAGATCCTCTCCGCGGCCGAAGGGCCGACCCCGGTCAGCGAGATCCTCGCCGAGACGGGAATCGAGGCCACTCTGCTGTCCCAGCACCTCGCTGTCCTCAAACGTCATCGCGTGGTGACAGCCCGGCGCGTCGGCAACGCTGTGCACTACGAACTCGCGCACCCGATGATCTCCGAACTGCTGGTCATCGCGCGGACGTTCCTCGCCGATGCGCTTGCCGAGCAGCGTGATCAGCTGGACTCCCTCGACGACCTCCCCCCGCTGCGGAGACGGCGATGA